From Callithrix jacchus isolate 240 chromosome 3, calJac240_pri, whole genome shotgun sequence, a single genomic window includes:
- the MEPE gene encoding matrix extracellular phosphoglycoprotein isoform X1 has protein sequence MRVFWVGLLLFSVTWAAPTFRPQTEKTEQSCVEEQRQEEKNKDNIGFHHLGKRRNQELSSKENIVQKREKDLSLSEARENNQSSKSQNHFTNRQRLNEDYSLSNKENIYNGLKMSVYSESTGNKGFEDGVDDISKLHDQEEYGAALIRNNMQHIIGPVTVIKLLGEENKENKPRNVLNKIPARMNYAKAHFKDKKKPQRDSQAQKGPVKSKSTHQIQHNIDYLKHLPKVKKIPSDFEGSGYTDVQERGDNDISPFSGDGQPFKDIPGKGEATGPDLEGTDLQTEFAGPSEGESTNLDTREPGYNEIPEREKNGRNTIGSRDETVKEADGVDISLVEGSNDIMGSTNFKKLPGREGNRVDAGSQNAHQGKVEFHYPPAPSKEKRKEGSSDATESTNYNEIPKNGKDGARKGVDHSNRNQATLNEKQRFPSKGKSQDLPISSRGLDNEIKTKMNSLNGPSNENISRKYHYVPHRQNNSLGNKGTPQGKDSWGRQPHSNRRFSSPRRDKSSDSSDSGSSSESDGD, from the coding sequence caggaagaaaaaaacaaagacaatatcGGTTTTCACCATTTGGGCAAGAGAAGAAATCAAGAGCTGTCATCTAAAGAAAATATTgtccagaaaagagaaaaagatttgtCCCTTTCTGAAGCCAGGGAGAATAACCAAAGTAGTAAATCCCAAAATCATTTCACAAATAGACAGAGACTGAATGAAGATTATAGTCTCAGTAACAAAGAGAATATCTACAATGGCCTGAAGATGTCAGTTTATTCTGAGTCAACTGGAAATAAAGGGTTTGAAGATGGAGTTGACGATATCAGCAAACTGCATGACCAAGAAGAATATGGTGCAGCTCTCATCAGAAATAACATGCAACATATAATAGGGCCAGTGACTGTGATTAAACTTCTgggggaagaaaacaaagagaacaaaCCTAGGAATGTTCTAAACAAAATTCCAGCAAGAATGAACTATGCTAAAGCACActtcaaagataaaaagaagccTCAAAGAGATTCCCAAGCCCAGAAAGGCCCAGTAAAAAGCAAAAGCACCCACCAAATTCAACACAACATTGACTACCTAAAACACCTCCCAAAGGTCAAAAAAATCCCCAGTGATTTTGAAGGCAGTGGTTACACAGACGTTCAAGAGAGAGGGGACAATGATATATCTCCTTTCAGTGGGGACGGCCAACCTTTTAAGGACATTCCTGGTAAAGGAGAAGCTACTGGTCCTGACCTAGAAGGCACAGATCTTCAGACAGAGTTTGCAGGCCCAAGTGAAGGTGAGAGTACTAATCTTGACACAAGAGAACCAGGTTATAATGAAatcccagagagagaaaaaaatggcagaaataCCATTGGAAGCAGGGATGAAACTGTGAAAGAGGCAGATGGTGTTGATATCAGCCTTGTAGAGGGCAGCAACGATATCATGGGTAGTACCAATTTTAAGAAACTCCctggaagagaaggaaacagagtGGATGCTGGAAGCCAAAATGCTCACCAAGGGAAAGTGGAATTTCATTACCCTCCTGCGCCctcaaaagagaagagaaaagaaggcagTAGTGATGCAACTGAAAGTACCAATTATAATGAAATTCCTAAAAATGGCAAAGACGGTGCCAGAAAGGGTGTAGATCATTCTAATAGGAACCAAGCAAccttaaatgaaaaacaaaggttTCCTAGTAAGGGCAAAAGTCAGGACCTGCCCATTTCTTCTCGTGGTCTTgataatgaaattaaaaccaaaatgaattcCCTTAATGGCCCCAGTAATGAGAATATCAGCAGAAAATATCATTATGTACCCCATAGGCAAAATAATTCACTGGGGAATAAAGGCACACCACAAGGGAAAGACTCCTGGGGTAGACAACCCCATTCCAACAGGAGGTTTAGTTCCCCTAGAAGAGACAAGAGTAGTGATTCATCTGACAGTGGCAGTTCAAGTGAGAGCGATGGTGACTAG